A single region of the Fusarium keratoplasticum isolate Fu6.1 chromosome 7, whole genome shotgun sequence genome encodes:
- a CDS encoding Kp4 domain-containing protein: MRFESILLPLATVAVGVDALGINCRGSANCMLYGANVSKDMVNLLNGVDPNRWYNNGQQIACVTRQNDAGAICAFFQNTGGWQGQKAKELAHYITEHGCLACGSVPTGFPGSNDVAQGELTFNYVSNPCTGFTEGSRRC; encoded by the exons ATGCGTTTCGAATCcatccttcttcccctcGCCACTGTCgccgttggtgttgatgcaCTCGGAATCAACTGCCGTGGCTCCGCCAACTGTATGCTGTACGGTGCCAACGTGTCCAAGGACATGGTCAA TCTCCTCAACGGTGTCGACCCAAACCGCTGGTACAACAATGGGCAACAGATCGCTTGTGTCACCAGACAGAACGATGCTGGTGCCATCTGCGCCTTCTTCCAGAACACGGGCGGCTGGCAGGGacagaaggccaaggagcttgctcACTACATTACCGAGCATGGATGCCTTGCCTGCGGTAGCGTTCCCACCGGATTTCCTGGCAGCAATGACGTCGCTCAGGGCGAGCTGACCTTCAACTACGTCTCCAACCCATGCACTGGATTCACGGAGGGTTCCAGACGATGCTAA
- a CDS encoding HMA domain-containing protein, translating into MACCYIAAFCISQLVNACQFLDLDNSIRYNEDKSELQYPERPRTADDQKVESNSIVLSLSGMTCSACSSSVEASLNSLPGVDRARVSLALQQVTVIGNSPNLDREAIKNTVLDLGYGVEIGPRSPKEIIDVLLSKEEIARLKSSFSQLAQCATVIQLVSLLLSKFGRERLSSFILFFIHLFCASLVLFAQHQYVSWIHIDGWKWVRGGQPNMNTLISSSVSLGTAFSFLDLLVRGPVKATPYYSSVIGLALVVVSGRYLETMSRRSAAEHLIRVYQPLLEDQYVKMYSTGQLVPQSFLRPGDEIVIESFSTIPCDCYITLGSASINQAIVTGESMPVRKSVGDFLLGGTRNMGQQLVCVVHKEQGSSFYAQLVQSAVEASGSKSEDFQFLDLTMNYFVIIVMSLAILVPLKDIYWSAHSLNYTFLRAAILRCMTILTCACPCALGLAIPSAVVAAANVASQKGIVLTKGFSTIQKLCSTQTVVFDKTGTLTKATLDVSRFQTSKTWAHHTADFWTYICAIEEHTMSTHPLGRAIFSAGVAHLEDPWVEAKMDLCTEGVMVEPGMGISGDVSIASQPWQHVTIGSLRYLQSCGILDLPEPPQESGCGVISVHIGIDYTYAGTLLVTDAVREDAKATMRQLDLMGCETKMLTGDVSHSAQRVSLELEISVLASEAKPQDKLNMIKRLQDDGSIVTMVGDGLNDAPSLSAADVGIALYHEAATPTVGASVVILNSRLDSIPLLLKIAKHTVQQIRYNLAWVLGYNCVALSMAAGFISPFGVVLTPPLAAAFMSASSILITLNGLWLRSRLAALDT; encoded by the exons ATGGCTTGCTGCTACATAGCTGCCTTCTGCATCAGCCAACTGGTCAACGCCTGCCAGTTTCTAGACCTCGACAACTCGATTCGATACAATGAGGACAAGTCCGAGTTGCAGTATCCTGAGAGGCCCAGAACAGCCGACGACCAGAAAGTCGAGAGCAACTCGATTGTTCTGTCGCTCTCAGGCATGACATGCTCCGCCTGCTCGAGTTCCGTAGAGGCCTCTTTGAACAGCCTTCCCGGTGTCGATAGGGCTAGGGTATCGTTGGCTCTTCAACAAGTAACTGTCATTGGGAACAGTCCAAATCTCGACCGAGAAGCGATCAAGAATACggtgcttgatcttggataTGGAGTGGAGATTGGACCTCGATCACCGAAGGAGATAATAGACGTTTTACTGTCCAAAGAGGAGATTGCTCGGCTCAAGTCAAGTTTCTCTCAACTTGCTCAATGCGCCACCGTTATCCAGCTCGTCAGCTTGCTCCTCTCAAAATTTGGGCGAGAACGGCTATCCTCGTTTATTCTATTCTTTATCCATCTGTTTTGTGCATCCCTCGTTCTATTTGCACAGCATCAGTACGTCTCATGGATACACATAGACGGCTGGAAATGGGTTCGAGGTGGACAGCCGAACATGAACACACTCATCTCCTCATCCGTCTCCCTCGGGACAGCCTTCTCATTCCTCGACCTTCTGGTTCGAGGCCCTGTCAAAGCCACGCCATATTATAGTTCAGTCATTGGACTTGCCCTTGTGGTGGTTTCTGGGAGATATCTCGAAACCATGTCCCGCCGGTCTGCGGCCGAACACTTGATCAGGGTCTATCAGCCGCTTCTGGAGGACCAATATGTCAAGATGTACTCGACGGGACAG CTCGTCCCTCAGAGCTTCCTTCGACCCGGAGATGAAATCGTCATCGAATCCTTTTCCACCATTCCGTGCGATTGCTACATCACTCTTGGCTCGGCTTCAATCAACCAAGCAATTGTAACAGGCGAATCCATGCCGGTCAGGAAGAGCGTCGGCGacttccttcttggcggcacTCGAAATATGGGCCAACAGCTTGTCTGCGTCGTGCACAAAGAACAGGGCAGCTCGTTCTACGCTCAGCTGGTACAGAGCGCCGTTGAAGCCTCCGGATCCAAGTCGGAAGATTTCCAGTTTTTGGACCTTACAATGAATTACTTTGTCATCATTGTCATGTCTCTGGCCATTTTGGTGCCCCTGAAAGACATTTACTGGTCTGCCCACTCGTTGAACTACACGTTTCTTCGGGCGGCCATCCTGCGTTGCATGACGATCCTGACCTGCGCGTGTCCATGTGCATTGGGACTAGCGATACCCTCAGCAGTTGTAGCAGCTGCTA ACGTCGCTAGCCAGAAGGGCATAGTCCTAACCAAAGGGTTTTCCACGATTCAAAAACTTTGCAGCACCCAAACGGTCGTATTTGACAAAACTGGGACCCTCACGAAGGCAACATTAGACGTTTCGCGCTTTCAGACGTCAAAGACATGGGCCCATCATACGGCAGACTTTTGGACCTACATATGTGCGATCGAGGAACACACCATGTCGACTCATCCCCTTGGACGAGCCATCTTCTCCGCCGGAGTTGCGCATCTAGAAGATCCTTgggtcgaggccaagatggaccTTTGCACTGAAGGAGTAATGGTTGAGCCGGGTATGGGGATTTCGGGGGATGTGTCGATAGCGAGTCAGCCGTGGCAGCACGTCACCATCGGGAGTCTACGGTACCTGCAATCCTGTGGCATACTTGATCTCCCAGAACCGCCCCAGGAGTCCGGCTGTGGAGTGATATCTGTTCACATCGGCATAGACTACACATATGCCGGAACACTGTTAGTCACTGACGCCGTGAGGGAAGACGCCAAAGCTACGATGAGACAACTCGATCTCATGGGTTGTGAGACCAAAATG CTTACCGGAGATGTGTCTCACTCGGCTCAGCGAGTTTCCCTTGAACTTGAGATTTCCGTCCTGGCGTCTGAAGCCAAACCCCAGGACAAACTGAACATGATCAAGCGTCTCCAGGACGATGGAAGTATTGTCACCATG gttggagatgggttAAACGACGCTCCAAGTTTATCCGCCGCTGACGTCGGCATTGCCCTTTACCACGAAGCCGCAACTCCTACAGTGGGTGCATCCGTCGTGATTCTCAACTCACGCCTGGATTCGATCCCCTTACTTCTGAAAATTGCCAAGCACACAGTTCAGCAGATCAGATACAATCTTGCTTGGGTTTTGGGCTACAACTGCGTCGCTCTTAGCATGGCTGCCGGATTCATCAGTCCTTTTGGCGTTGTTTTGACACC ACCTCTTGCGGCGGCGTTCATGTCGGCTTCTTCGATACTGATCACTTTGAATGGGCTTTGGTTACGCAGTAGGTTGGCTGCTTTGGATACCTAG
- a CDS encoding Zn(2)-C6 fungal-type domain-containing protein, whose translation MAAMAANPLAAFPPGFGDPDLLRRLSTIEAQLARLSEQGAQEASASRKYSDQSLEDAASPSRPSMPSQEYGFESQQRLSFSMPSPLTQSDSNTQPFSTMPPDEIVQHLVDTYFIHAHNQPYAYFQEEHFRQLLGLMILPRCLIFAVLASSVRFSNHDYFQGRTHEAMESYARQAWLSVLNEHLTVENCPNLHVAQTTNLLAIVDFTAGRTSSGWLKIGLAVRIAQDLQLMKEPSPMLPIVEQEERRRVFWSVYLLDKLVSCGKARPPAIADEDCHVQLPCEEEVFRTGTWKQTATLHQLLNWNTDLGEIRGHFTLAILVASALGRCARYVLHERETDDVLPWDSRSEFAAINSFLLLTEQHLHVEDLSVNDIIANNTLPDGSLDHQTVGHAIFARVVFHLCHCLLNHPFLLALRLQKLKSKAPSSFLSRSFQTCSEHACKIPALLDQAQKAGCHVEASFYAYSTCLAGSVLSLFIHGASSKSQGPHELLEPGQQCLSILKDMGAFWDHASKMHTQLVNFDAHAQAFQRLIDPHASFEIEPELEALLWSMVDYGAMCGSSRSTSPEGQLPVNLQSPSFLNFDVDFTASSSFDMAGTESLSGVQFTA comes from the exons atggccgccatggctgccaatCCGCTTGCTGCTTTCCCTCCTGGCTTTGGCGAC CCGGATCTACTGAGGAGACTCAGCACAATTGAAGCTCAGCTGGCTCGATTGAGTGAACAAGGAGCCCAAGAGGCAAG CGCCAGTCGCAAGTACTCGGATCAATCCTTGGAAGATGCTGCTTCCCCATCTCGACCATCGATGCCTTCGCAAGAATATGGCTTCGAAAGCCAGCAACGATTATCATTTTCCATGCCCTCGCCATTGACTCAGTCTGATTCGAACACACA ACCCTTCAGCACGATGCCACCCGATGAAATAGTGCAGCATCTGGTCGACACGTACTTCATCCACGCCCATAACCAGCCGTATGCGTATTTCCAAGAAGAACATTTCCGACAGTTGCTCGGGCTCATGATCTTACCGAGATGCTTGATCTTTGCGGTTCTGGCATCTTCGGTGAGATTCTCAAACCACGACTACTTCCAAGGACGAACACACGAGGCAATGGAGAGCTATGCGCGACAAGCCTGGCTGAGTGTTCTGAATGAGCATTTGACGGTGGAAAACTGCCCAAATCTTCATGTCGCGCAAACAACCAACCTCCTGGCTATTGTGGACTTTACAGCTGGCCGAACAAGCTCAGGATGGCTTAAGATCGGTCTCGCAGTCAGGATTGCCCAGGATCTACAGCTCATGAAAGAACCCAGTCCAATGCTCCCAATTGTCGAACAAGAAGAACGGAGACGAGTTTTCTGGTCGGTATATCTTCTTGACAAGTTGGTATCCTGCGGCAAAGCCAGACCTCCAGCCATCGCCGACGAAGACTGCCATGTCCAACTACCTTGCGAGGAAGAGGTTTTCCGAACCGGCACCTGGAAGCAAACTGCTACTCTCCACCAACTGTTGAACTGGAACACAGATCTTGGCGAGATTCGCGGCCATTTCACTCTTGCTATCCTCGTGGCTTCCGCTCTGGGCCGCTGTGCGCGTTACGTGCTTCATGAGCGAGAGACAGACGATGTGTTGCCATGGGACTCGCGTTCCGAGTTTGCAGCAATCAATTCCTTTCTCCTCCTGACTGAGCAACACCTACATGTGGAGGACCTCTCAGTCAACGACATAATCGCCAACAACACATTACCCGATGGCTCACTAGATCATCAAACAGTCGGCCACGCCATCTTTGCACGCGTCGTCTTCCACCTATGTCATTGCCTGCTCAATCACCCGTTCCTCCTGGCTCTTCGACTGCAAAAGCTCAAGTCAAAGGCCCCCTCGAGTTTCTTGTCTCGAAGTTTCCAAACGTGCAGTGAGCACGCCTGCAAGATACCGGCTCTGCTGGATCAGGCGCAGAAAGCCGGGTGTCATGTTGAGGCGTCGTTCTACGCCTATTCAACATGCCTTGCAGGCAGTGTGCTCTCGCTGTTTATTCATGGCGCCTCGAGCAAATCACAAGGGCctcatgagcttcttgaacCTGGACAGCAATGTCTTAGCATTCTGAAAGACATGGGTGCATTCTGGGATCATGCTTCAAAGATG CACACGCAACTCGTCAACTTTGACGCACATGCCCAAGCCTTCCAAAGATTGATTGATCCACATGCCTCTTTTGAGATCGAACCAGAATTGGAGGCACTTCTATGGTCCATGGTAGACTACGGCGCCATGTGTGGGAGCTCCAGGTCCACTAGTCCAGAGGGTCAACTGCCTGTAAACTTACAGTCACCGTCGTTTCTCAACTTTGACGTAGATTTCACAGCGAGTAGCTCTTTTGACATGGCTGGCACTGAATCACTGTCGGGTGTACAGTTCACCGCATGA
- a CDS encoding PKS-ER domain-containing protein, protein MKANVQTTQAIVSHAPEDGKRRWILEDVQVSEPGEYEAIVEMVASGVCHTDLGCGTAPDGTPGFPVPPYPRVLGHEGAGFVRAVGSKITKVKPGDAVLLSFAFCTQCHNCKFGAPGYCHEFSALNFAGTKKAFQFPTGTGPDVGGSFFGQSSFSKLSRVQETSLVNVSQLVRNKNDLKLLAPLGCGIQTGAGTVTELAAAKPSDKVAIIGLGGVGLAAIMAAKLKGCRTIIGIDRVPARIEMAKKLGATHGIDTSTISNLVDEVRKVTEGSGSTITVDATGVLPLIQQGLEFTANQGKMILLGVAPMDAGLEIAVVPYMVTGKQIMGSMEGGVYPEDYIPKMIRWYQNGEFPVDELIKFYPVQDYQKAIRDMEDGSTIKPVLIW, encoded by the exons ATGAAGGCCAATGTCCAGACCACCCAGGCCATCGTCTCCCACGCCCCAGAGGATGGAAAGAGACGATGGATTCTCGAGGATGTTCAAGTGAGTGAGCCTGGAGAGTACGAAGCCATTGTGGAAATGGTTGCTTCCGGAGTCTGTCATACAGATCTTGGATGTGGAACAGCTCCAGATGGAACACCTGGCTTCCCTGTTCCCCCATACCCCCGCGTTCTAGGCCACGAAG GCGCTGGATTCGTTCGAGCCGTCGGTTCCAAGATCACAAAAGTCAAACCAGGCGATGCCGTCCTCCTGTCCTTCGCTTTTTGCACCCAGTGCCACAACTGCAAGTTTGGGGCTCCCGGCTACTGCCATGAATTTTCAGCCCTGAACTTTGCCGGCACCAAAAAGGCATTCCAGTTTCCAACCGGCACGGGGCCAGACGTTGGAGGGTCGTTCTTTGGCCAGTCGAGCTTTTCCAAGCTTAGTCGAGTTCAGGAGACGTCGCTTGTCAACGTCAGTCAGTTGGTTCGAAACAAAAATGACTTGAAGCTTCTGGCGCCTCTTGGATGTGGTATCCAG ACTGGTGCAGGCACAGTGACTGAGTTGGCTGCCGCCAAGCCAAGCGACAAGGTCGCCATcattggccttggaggcgtAGGACTGGCAGCAATCATG GCCGCAAAGCTCAAAGGCTGCCGAACCATCATCGGAATCGACCGAGTCCCCGCGAGAATAGAAATGGCCAAGAAACTTGGCGCAACACACGGAATCGACACCTcgaccatctccaacctcgtAGACGAAGTCCGCAAGGTCACCGAGGGCTCGGGAAGCACCATCACGGTTGATGCGACGGGCGTGCTTCCGTTGATTCAGCAGGGCTTGGAATTCACTGCGAACCAAGGCAAGATGATTCTTCTTGGTGTCGCTCCAATGGATGCTGGACTGGAAATTGCGGTTGTTCCTTACATGGTG ACGGGCAAGCAAATTATGGGTAGTATGGAGGGTGGTGTGTACCCTGAAGAT TACATTCCAAAGATGATTCGATGGTACCAGAATGGGGAGTTCCCCGTCGACGAACTGATCAAGTTCTATCCT GTACAAGATTATCAAAAGGCAATTAGGGATATGGAGGACGGATCCACGATCAAGCCAGTCTTGATTTGGTAG
- a CDS encoding Ldi domain-containing protein, producing MSTITLSKIIPATNGVHDDHASELPSHPAKIKDHKMNGNRHITLQSESQPEKAFRQDEPVGDFGWGPWTIQDVLIPANAGRGLVKKYHQRRTLYQYGALSLTGLWAFKNLGNTAYRAAALGFLFPGAGFTAVATFTSAAAFLLTVALIPVTIFIWFAMGGIFFPIALWVGSSIAAGYMATDTLFEPSALLWAAFCYTGIFWLMSNARSLNAAGYSKAQERNKYLVQAVHEQMENATPAPAPGSRELSLETLRHVQHMLERGLSPRDDFSFHDVIDQFQTGAVRYQLYGVVDVLSLYQCHYAPGFHGYLSKASQNCIEKSLQKRIMSYWKWESIFGRFTLSDWDPIKKDNIMVTGYLSSAIGLYEQASGDRQYHQKNALEFVIDDGKHYKTNYEGLADALHENMDNNPYCLYPCEPNWTYSLCNLTGMAGLVISDRILGRDLGARLRNRFERSLEEEFTECDGRILPIRSEFTGLTLPGLCGTLTDCINAMLLTAYLPHLAHRNWAMIRKEFIKYDEKDQLVVRDLKGADKMDPGNYRAGEGPLRAFIAATAAEFGDEKVREEALDQLDNVYFPVEATKTGSLRNKGLSATSQVIALMARLVKQRDLANATLHGPSDEALSGPLLEDAPFPEVLVAKAYSKDGKKLDLVLYNGKEPGSFKLGFERLIPGKQYSLSTGGSVTANSAGKAWAEVKINGRTQIILQPAA from the exons ATGTCAACAATTACG CTCTCCAAGATCATCCCCGCCACCAATGGCGTTCATGATGATCATGCGTCAGAGCTGCCCTCTCATCCAGCAAAGATCAAGGATCACAAGATGAATGGGAATCGGCACATCACTCTGCAGAGTGAGAGCCAGCCTGAGAAGGCCTTCCGTCAGGATGAGCCTGTTGGCGACTTTGGCTGGGGACCTTGGACAATCCAAG ATGTCCTGATTCCTGCCAATGCTGGTCGAGGATTGGTCAAGAAGTACCACCAGCGACGAACTCTGTACCAGTATGGAGCTTTGTCGCTCACTGGACTTTGGGCCTTCAAGAACCTCGGCAACACGGCCTATCGTGCTGCAGCTCTCGGCTTTCTCTTCCCTGGAGCCGGTTTTACTGCTGTCGCTACCTTCACTTCGGCGGCTGCATTCCTGCTCACTGTGGCCCTGATTCccgtcaccatcttcatctggTTCGCCATGGGCGGTatcttcttccccatcgCCTTGTGGGTTGGCTCCAGCATCGCTGCCGGCTACATGGCCACCGACACTCTTTTCGAACCTTCTGCTCTCCTCTGGGCCGCCTTCTGCTACACCGGTATCTTCTGGCTCATGAGCAACGCCCGTTCCCTCAATGCCGCTGGCTACTCTAAGGCTCAGGAGCGAAACAAGTACCTTGTCCAAGCTGTCCACGAACAGATGGAGAATGCCACTCCCGCTCCCGCACCCGGCTCACGAGAGCTGTCCCTCGAAACTCTTCGACACGTCCAGCACATGCTTGAGCGCGGACTTAGCCCCCGTGACGACTTTAGCTTTCACGATGTCATTGATCAGTTCCAGACTGGTGCCGTTCGATATCAGCTGTATGGTGTCGTTGATGTTCTGAGCCTGTACCAGTGCCACTATGCCCCCGGTTTCCACGGTTATTTGTCCAAGGCTTCGCAAAACTGCATTGAGAAGAGCTTGCAGAAGCGCATCATGTC TTACTGGAAGTGGGAGTCCATCTTCGGCAGGTTCACCCTTAGCGACTGGGACcccatcaagaaggacaacATT ATGGTTACCGGATACTTGAGCTCTGCTATCGGTCTGTATGAGCAGGCTTCCGGAGATCGCCAGTACCACCAGAAGAACGCCCTCGAGTTTGTTATCGATGATGGAAAGCACTACAAGACCAACTATGAGGGTCTGGCCGACGCTCTTCACGAGAACATGGACAACAACCCTTACTGCCTGTACCCCTGCGAGCCTAACTGGACTTATTCCCTGTGCAA CCTCACTGGAATGGCTGGCCTTGTCATCTCTGACCGTATTCTTGGCCGTGATCTCGGTGCTAGACTCAGGAACCGATTTGAGCGATctctcgaggaggagttcACCGAGTGCGACGGCCGAATCCTTCCCATCCGCAGCGAATTCACTGGTCTTACT CTCCCTGGTCTCTGCGGAACTCTCACCGACTGCATCAACGCTATGCTCCTGACTGCCTATCTTCCTCACCTCGCTCACCGCAACTGGGCCATGATCCGCAAGGAGTTCATCAAGTACGACGAGAAGGATCAGCTTGTTGTCCGTGACCTCAAGGGCGCTGACAAGATGGACCCCGGCAACTACCGTGCTGGCGAGGGACCCCTCCGTGCTTTCATCGCTGCTACCGCTGCCGAGTTTGGTGACGAAAAGGTCCGcgaggaggctcttgatCAACTCGACAACGTCTACTTCCCTGTTGAAGCCACCAAGACTGGATCCCTGCGAAACAAGGGTCTCTCTGCTACTAGCCAGGTCATTGCCCTCATGGCTCGTCTCGTCAAGCAGCGTGATCTTGCCAACGCTACTCTCCACGGTCCTTCTGACGAGGCCCTGAGCGGtcctcttctcgaggatgctCCCTTCCCTGAGGTCCTCGTCGCCAAGGCTTAcagcaaggacggcaagaagctcgaccTTGTTCTCTACAACGGCAAGGAGCCCGGTTCTTTCAAGCTTGGTTTCGAGCGACTGATCCCTGGCAAGCAGTACTCGCTCAGCACTGGAGGATCTGTCACTGCCAATTCGGCTGGTAAGGCTTGGGCCGAGGTCAAAATTAACGGTCGCACTCAGATCATTCTCCAGCCTGCTGCTTAG